A portion of the Streptomyces sp. NBC_01335 genome contains these proteins:
- a CDS encoding helix-turn-helix domain-containing protein produces the protein MSAGESSGSVVRRILLGSQLRRLRESRGITREAAGYSIRASESKISRMELGRVSFKARDIEDLLTLYGVADEAERESLLGLAREANVAGWWHSYGDVLPGWFQTYIGLEGAASLIRIYEVQFVHGLLQTESYAHAVVSRGMRGAPEAEIDRRVALRLERQKALVSERAPDFHAVLDEAALHRPYGSRDVMRAQLRHLLEMSEHPNVSLQVMPFSFGGHAGESGAFTMLRFPESDLSDIIFLEQLTSALYLDKAEDVQSYGKAMAQLRADSPGEDETRDLLHRLLQQT, from the coding sequence GTGTCGGCAGGCGAGTCGAGTGGATCCGTGGTGCGCCGCATCCTGCTGGGCTCTCAGCTCAGAAGGCTGCGCGAGTCCCGCGGGATCACGCGTGAGGCGGCCGGCTACTCCATCCGGGCCTCCGAATCGAAGATCAGCCGCATGGAGTTGGGACGGGTGAGCTTCAAGGCCAGGGACATCGAGGATCTGCTCACGCTCTACGGAGTCGCGGACGAGGCGGAGCGCGAGTCGCTCCTCGGCCTGGCGCGCGAGGCCAACGTGGCGGGCTGGTGGCACAGTTACGGCGACGTGCTGCCCGGCTGGTTCCAGACGTACATCGGTCTGGAGGGGGCGGCATCCCTCATCCGTATCTACGAAGTCCAGTTCGTGCACGGCCTGTTGCAGACCGAGTCGTACGCGCACGCGGTCGTCTCGCGGGGCATGCGCGGGGCACCCGAGGCGGAGATCGACCGCAGGGTCGCACTCCGTCTGGAGCGGCAGAAAGCGCTCGTCTCCGAGCGCGCACCGGACTTCCACGCGGTGCTCGACGAGGCGGCCCTGCATCGGCCCTACGGCTCACGCGACGTGATGCGCGCCCAGTTGCGGCATCTGCTGGAGATGTCGGAGCACCCCAACGTCTCTCTCCAGGTGATGCCTTTCAGTTTCGGCGGACACGCGGGCGAAAGCGGCGCGTTCACCATGCTGCGCTTTCCCGAATCGGACCTGTCGGACATCATCTTTCTGGAGCAGCTCACCAGCGCGCTCTATCTCGACAAGGCCGAGGACGTCCAGAGTTACGGAAAGGCCATGGCCCAGCTGCGCGCCGACAGCCCCGGGGAGGACGAGACCCGGGATCTCCTCCACAGACTCCTTCAACAGACCTGA
- a CDS encoding aldehyde dehydrogenase family protein, with protein sequence MSFFHELAHQYIDGEWLTGSGSWDIIDVNPYNGEKLCAITVATTAEVDRAYRAAERAQTAWADARPHERQAVLVRALDVVEERADEIAEAIVDELGGTLPRARYEIDLGRELLREAIRQAVRPVGGLLPAAVDGKENRLYRRPVGVVSVINAFNFPFVVAMKSVAPALALGNAVVMKPHQNAPVVGGGLVARVFEEAGLPPGLLNVVVTDSAEIGDAFIEHPVPAVISFTGSDRVGRRIAAKAARRFKRCVLELSGNSALVVLEDADIEAAVDAAVFSRFFFQGQVGMAANRILVDRRVEAEFTGRFVAEAARITAGDPRDPATRIGPVINAFQVDALTGLVDEALAAGATALLRGRTRGNVVEPTVLTGVPEGSPLLSQELFGPVAVLIPFDGEDEAVRIADDTPYGLSGAVHTADVDRGVRFARRVRTGMFHVNGPTVQDDPLAAFGGEKMSGLGRRNGDAAVDAFTTTHWISVQYGRTVFPF encoded by the coding sequence ATGTCCTTCTTCCATGAACTGGCCCATCAGTACATCGATGGCGAATGGCTGACCGGCAGCGGTTCGTGGGACATCATCGACGTCAATCCCTACAACGGCGAGAAGCTCTGCGCCATCACGGTCGCGACGACCGCCGAGGTGGACCGGGCGTACCGGGCCGCCGAGCGCGCGCAGACGGCATGGGCCGACGCCCGTCCGCACGAGCGACAGGCCGTCCTCGTACGGGCGTTGGACGTCGTCGAGGAGCGCGCCGACGAGATCGCCGAGGCCATCGTCGACGAGCTGGGCGGGACGCTGCCCCGGGCGCGGTACGAGATCGATCTCGGCCGTGAGCTCCTCCGCGAGGCGATACGCCAGGCCGTCCGCCCGGTCGGCGGGCTGCTGCCCGCGGCGGTGGACGGCAAGGAGAACCGGCTCTACCGGCGACCCGTCGGGGTCGTCTCCGTCATCAACGCCTTCAACTTCCCCTTCGTCGTGGCGATGAAGTCCGTCGCGCCGGCCCTGGCGCTCGGCAACGCGGTCGTGATGAAGCCGCACCAGAACGCACCCGTCGTCGGCGGCGGGCTCGTGGCGCGCGTCTTCGAGGAGGCCGGGCTGCCGCCGGGGCTGCTCAACGTGGTGGTCACGGACAGCGCCGAGATAGGGGACGCGTTCATCGAGCACCCGGTGCCCGCGGTGATCTCGTTCACCGGATCGGACCGGGTCGGCCGCCGGATAGCGGCCAAGGCCGCCCGCCGCTTCAAGCGGTGCGTACTCGAACTCAGCGGCAACAGCGCCCTGGTGGTGCTGGAGGACGCGGACATCGAGGCGGCCGTGGACGCCGCCGTCTTCAGCCGGTTCTTCTTCCAGGGCCAGGTCGGCATGGCCGCCAACCGCATCCTGGTCGACCGCCGGGTGGAGGCGGAGTTCACCGGGCGGTTCGTCGCCGAGGCGGCCCGGATCACCGCCGGGGACCCGCGCGACCCGGCCACCCGTATCGGCCCGGTCATCAACGCCTTCCAGGTCGACGCGCTCACCGGGCTGGTCGATGAGGCACTCGCCGCAGGGGCCACCGCGCTGCTGCGCGGACGTACCCGGGGCAATGTCGTGGAGCCGACCGTGCTGACCGGGGTGCCCGAGGGCTCGCCCCTGCTGTCGCAGGAGCTCTTCGGCCCGGTGGCCGTGCTGATCCCCTTCGACGGGGAGGACGAGGCGGTACGGATCGCCGACGACACCCCGTACGGGCTGAGCGGGGCCGTGCACACCGCCGACGTCGACCGCGGGGTGCGGTTCGCGCGGCGGGTCCGCACCGGCATGTTCCATGTCAACGGTCCCACCGTGCAGGACGACCCGCTGGCCGCCTTCGGGGGCGAGAAGATGTCCGGACTCGGCAGGCGGAACGGCGACGCGGCCGTGGACGCCTTCACGACGACCCACTGGATCTCGGTCCAGTACGGCCGCACGGTCTTTCCTTTCTGA
- a CDS encoding DinB family protein, protein MVTHVSESHGDERGTLLGFVEAQRGAIRRTLLGLTEEQAASRPTAGELSLSGLAKHVAETELNWLRMAQQQPNEKVRTQETWGDSFRLVDDETVPQVLAFWDGVAAETEKFIRSAPDLGATFPLPEAPWFPQGEVVSLRWFLVHLVEEIARHAGHADIIRESLDGKTAFELIADSRK, encoded by the coding sequence ATGGTCACCCACGTGTCCGAATCGCACGGCGACGAGCGCGGCACCCTCCTCGGCTTCGTCGAGGCCCAGCGCGGCGCGATCCGCCGCACCCTCCTCGGGCTGACCGAGGAGCAGGCGGCGAGCCGGCCGACCGCCGGCGAGCTCTCCCTCTCCGGGCTGGCCAAGCACGTCGCCGAGACGGAGCTGAACTGGCTCCGGATGGCCCAGCAGCAGCCCAACGAGAAGGTGCGCACCCAGGAGACCTGGGGGGACAGCTTCCGGCTCGTCGACGACGAGACCGTGCCCCAGGTGCTGGCGTTCTGGGACGGCGTGGCCGCCGAGACCGAGAAGTTCATCCGGTCGGCCCCGGACCTCGGTGCCACCTTCCCGCTGCCCGAGGCTCCGTGGTTCCCGCAGGGAGAGGTGGTCTCCCTGCGGTGGTTCCTGGTCCATCTGGTGGAGGAGATCGCCCGGCACGCCGGTCACGCCGACATCATCCGGGAGTCCCTGGACGGCAAGACCGCCTTCGAGTTGATCGCGGACAGCCGCAAGTAG
- a CDS encoding glutamate decarboxylase, whose translation MALHKGSHGKDGSGTGRKLALNPFFGEADPTAGMTSAPPTHRLPDGPLPPSTAYGLVHDELMLDGNSRLNLATFVTTWMEPQAGVLMAECRDKNMIDKDEYPRTAELERRCVAMLADLWNAPDPSTAVGCSTTGSSEACMLAGLALKRRWAAKNPDRYPATARPNLVMGVNVQVCWEKFCNFWEVEARLVPMEGDRFHIDPQGAADLCDENTIGVVGILGSTFDGSYEPIAGLCEALDALQERTGLDIPVHVDGASGAMVAPFVDEDLVWDFRLPRVSSINTSGHKYGLVYPGVGWALWRTPEDLPEELVFRVNYLGGDMPTFALNFSRPGAQVVAQYYTFLRLGREGYRAVQQTSRDVARGLATRIEALGDFQLLTRGDELPVFAVTTAPDVTAYDVFDVSRRLREHGWLVPAYTFPANRQDLSVLRIVCRNGFSSDLAELLLEDLRALLPELREQPRPLSHDKGAATSFHH comes from the coding sequence ATGGCGCTCCACAAGGGATCACACGGCAAGGACGGGTCCGGCACGGGCCGGAAGCTGGCCCTCAACCCCTTCTTCGGGGAGGCCGATCCGACGGCCGGCATGACCTCGGCCCCGCCGACGCACCGGCTGCCGGACGGCCCGCTCCCGCCGTCCACCGCGTACGGGCTCGTCCACGACGAGCTGATGCTCGACGGCAACTCCCGGCTCAACCTCGCCACCTTCGTCACCACCTGGATGGAACCCCAGGCCGGGGTGCTGATGGCGGAGTGCCGGGACAAGAACATGATCGACAAGGACGAGTACCCGCGCACCGCCGAACTGGAGCGCCGGTGCGTCGCGATGCTCGCCGACCTGTGGAACGCCCCCGACCCGTCCACCGCCGTGGGCTGTTCCACGACCGGCTCCAGCGAGGCCTGCATGCTCGCCGGGCTGGCCCTGAAGCGGCGCTGGGCGGCGAAGAACCCGGACCGCTATCCGGCCACCGCGCGGCCCAACCTGGTGATGGGCGTCAACGTACAGGTGTGCTGGGAGAAGTTCTGCAACTTCTGGGAGGTCGAGGCCCGGCTCGTCCCCATGGAGGGCGACCGCTTCCACATCGACCCGCAGGGCGCCGCCGACCTCTGCGACGAGAACACCATCGGGGTCGTCGGCATCCTCGGCTCCACCTTCGACGGGTCCTACGAGCCGATCGCCGGACTCTGCGAGGCGCTGGACGCCCTCCAGGAGCGGACCGGGCTCGATATCCCGGTGCACGTCGACGGCGCCTCGGGCGCCATGGTCGCGCCCTTCGTCGACGAGGACCTGGTGTGGGACTTCCGGCTCCCCCGGGTGTCCTCCATCAACACCTCGGGCCACAAGTACGGCCTGGTCTACCCGGGCGTCGGCTGGGCGCTCTGGCGGACACCCGAGGACCTCCCCGAGGAGCTCGTCTTCCGGGTGAACTACCTCGGCGGCGACATGCCCACCTTCGCGCTGAACTTCTCCCGGCCGGGCGCCCAGGTCGTCGCGCAGTACTACACCTTCCTGCGGCTGGGCCGGGAGGGCTACCGCGCCGTCCAGCAGACCTCCCGCGACGTCGCCCGGGGCCTCGCGACACGGATCGAGGCCCTCGGCGACTTCCAGCTCCTCACCCGGGGAGACGAGTTGCCGGTCTTCGCCGTGACGACCGCGCCGGACGTGACGGCGTACGACGTCTTCGACGTGTCCCGGCGGCTGCGCGAACACGGCTGGCTGGTGCCCGCCTATACCTTCCCGGCCAACCGGCAGGACCTGTCGGTGCTGCGGATCGTCTGCCGCAACGGATTCTCCTCCGACCTCGCCGAACTCCTGCTGGAGGACCTGCGGGCGCTGCTGCCCGAACTGCGCGAGCAGCCGCGCCCACTGAGCCACGACAAGGGTGCCGCGACCTCGTTCCACCACTGA
- the wrbA gene encoding NAD(P)H:quinone oxidoreductase, giving the protein MSTPVNVAVVYYSSTGTIATIARALAEDAEKAGADVRLRRAAELAPQAAIDSNPAWAANVRATTDIAEVVADDIVWADAVIFGSPTRYGNLAAQLKQFIDTLGGLWQAGALADKVYSGFTSSATAHGGQESTLLALYNTIHHFGGILVAPGYTDPSKFVDGNPYGTSHVAGQGDIPVGEQTLTAARVQAERVVKFTRAIKAGLAAEG; this is encoded by the coding sequence ATGTCCACGCCCGTCAATGTCGCCGTCGTCTACTACTCCTCGACCGGCACCATCGCGACGATCGCCAGGGCCCTCGCCGAGGACGCGGAGAAGGCCGGCGCCGACGTACGGCTGCGCAGGGCCGCCGAGCTCGCCCCGCAGGCCGCGATCGACTCCAACCCCGCCTGGGCCGCCAACGTGCGGGCGACCACCGACATCGCCGAGGTCGTCGCCGACGACATCGTCTGGGCCGACGCGGTGATCTTCGGCTCGCCCACCCGGTACGGGAACCTCGCCGCCCAGCTCAAGCAGTTCATCGACACCCTCGGCGGGCTCTGGCAGGCCGGAGCGCTGGCCGACAAGGTCTACAGCGGCTTCACCTCCAGCGCCACCGCGCACGGCGGCCAGGAGTCGACGCTGCTCGCGCTCTACAACACCATCCACCACTTCGGCGGCATCCTCGTCGCCCCCGGGTACACCGACCCGTCGAAGTTCGTCGACGGCAACCCGTACGGCACCTCGCACGTCGCCGGCCAGGGGGACATCCCGGTCGGCGAGCAGACGCTGACGGCGGCGCGCGTCCAGGCCGAGCGCGTCGTGAAGTTCACCCGGGCCATCAAGGCCGGTCTCGCCGCCGAGGGCTGA
- a CDS encoding ion channel protein has protein sequence MLPALVVGVVSALILLGVSLLAEQFQDVLWETLPDALGIGRFSSLWMIVMLTATGVAVGITVHLVHGHAGPDPATTGLVGPPLAPDVVPGLLLVTVLALAGGVSLGPENPITEANIALAFWLGRRLAPDAPGELWVGLAAAGTVGALFGTPVAAALILSEVLASQPGPGALWDRLFGPLAAGTAGALTMTLADHPSFDLSLPDYTHTGWGDLLAALVIASAGAVLGMAGVLAAPWTHRAFKALRHPVLAITAGGLVLGLLGALGGHLTLFKGLEEVEELAASPDGWSAGEFAAMAVVKMAALVVAATCGFRGGRIFPAVFAGAALGLCAHALVDAVPPALAVSCAVLGLVLAVTRQGWLSLFMAAVLVSDLTVLPVLCVATLPAWLLVTGRPQMQLHEDGTPLR, from the coding sequence GTGCTGCCGGCGCTGGTGGTCGGGGTCGTCTCGGCGCTGATCCTGCTCGGCGTGAGCCTGCTGGCCGAGCAGTTCCAGGACGTGCTCTGGGAGACCCTTCCGGACGCGCTGGGGATCGGCCGGTTCTCCTCGCTCTGGATGATCGTCATGCTCACGGCGACCGGTGTCGCGGTGGGGATCACCGTCCATCTGGTGCACGGCCACGCGGGCCCCGATCCGGCCACCACCGGGCTGGTCGGCCCCCCGCTCGCCCCCGACGTCGTACCGGGGCTGCTGCTGGTCACCGTGCTGGCACTGGCCGGCGGGGTGAGCCTCGGACCGGAGAACCCGATCACCGAGGCGAACATCGCGCTCGCCTTCTGGCTGGGCCGGCGGCTGGCCCCCGACGCGCCGGGCGAGCTGTGGGTGGGGCTCGCAGCGGCGGGCACCGTCGGCGCCCTCTTCGGCACCCCGGTCGCCGCCGCCCTGATCCTCTCCGAGGTCCTCGCCTCCCAGCCGGGCCCCGGGGCGCTCTGGGACCGCCTCTTCGGCCCGCTCGCGGCGGGTACGGCGGGGGCGCTGACCATGACGCTGGCCGATCACCCCAGCTTCGACCTGTCACTGCCGGACTACACCCACACCGGCTGGGGCGACCTGCTCGCCGCGCTGGTGATCGCCTCGGCGGGGGCCGTGCTGGGCATGGCCGGGGTGCTGGCGGCGCCGTGGACGCACCGGGCGTTCAAGGCGCTGCGGCACCCGGTGCTCGCCATCACCGCCGGCGGGCTCGTGCTCGGGCTGCTGGGCGCTCTGGGTGGCCATCTGACCCTCTTCAAGGGGCTGGAGGAGGTGGAGGAGCTGGCCGCGTCGCCCGACGGCTGGTCGGCCGGGGAGTTCGCCGCGATGGCGGTGGTGAAGATGGCGGCGCTGGTGGTGGCCGCCACCTGCGGCTTCCGGGGCGGCCGGATCTTCCCGGCGGTCTTCGCCGGGGCGGCCCTGGGGCTCTGCGCGCACGCGCTGGTCGACGCGGTGCCGCCCGCGCTCGCCGTCTCCTGCGCGGTACTGGGGCTGGTCCTCGCGGTCACCCGGCAGGGCTGGCTGAGCCTCTTCATGGCCGCGGTGCTGGTGAGCGACCTGACGGTGCTGCCGGTGCTCTGCGTGGCGACCCTGCCCGCCTGGCTCCTGGTGACCGGGCGGCCCCAGATGCAGCTGCACGAGGACGGTACGCCGCTGCGATGA
- a CDS encoding YbjQ family protein: MGIEDYGGGQSDHADVLVVTTNDVPGHQVTRVIGEVFGLTVRSRHLGSQIGAGLKSMIGGELKGLTKTLVETRNQAMERLVEQARARGANAVLMMRFDVSEAADVGTEVCAYGTAAVISEL, translated from the coding sequence ATGGGCATCGAGGATTACGGCGGCGGCCAGAGCGACCACGCGGACGTGCTCGTCGTCACCACGAACGACGTACCCGGGCACCAGGTGACCCGGGTGATCGGCGAGGTGTTCGGGCTGACCGTGCGCTCCCGCCACCTGGGCAGCCAGATCGGCGCCGGGCTGAAGTCGATGATCGGCGGCGAGCTGAAGGGACTGACCAAGACCCTCGTGGAGACCCGCAACCAGGCGATGGAGCGCCTCGTCGAGCAGGCGCGGGCGCGCGGCGCCAACGCGGTGCTGATGATGCGCTTCGACGTCTCCGAAGCGGCGGACGTGGGCACCGAGGTCTGCGCGTACGGGACGGCCGCGGTGATCAGCGAGCTGTGA
- a CDS encoding DedA family protein: protein MNTLALGPSWLDPDYLINTFGLPGVLLIVFAESGLLIGFFLPGDSILFTTGLLVTTGQLHYPLWLVCLLIGIAAIVGDQVGYLFGRKVGPSLFNRPDSKLFKQENVEKAHEFFEKYGPKSLVLARFVPVIRTFTPIIAGVSRMNYRSFLVFNIIGGVLWGVGVTVLGAVLGKIEFVHKNIEAILVLIVLISVVPIAIEFLRARSKSKKAAANREDDDRPGSNPSDGPSGSSPAGRRGGRHAKR, encoded by the coding sequence TTGAATACGCTTGCGCTCGGCCCGAGCTGGCTGGACCCGGACTATCTGATCAACACCTTCGGACTCCCCGGCGTCCTCCTCATCGTGTTCGCCGAGTCCGGACTGCTGATCGGGTTCTTCCTGCCCGGCGACTCCATCCTGTTCACCACGGGTCTGCTGGTGACCACGGGCCAGCTGCACTACCCGCTCTGGCTGGTCTGTCTCCTGATCGGGATCGCCGCGATCGTCGGGGACCAGGTCGGCTATCTCTTCGGCCGGAAGGTGGGCCCGTCCCTCTTCAACCGGCCGGACTCCAAGCTCTTCAAGCAGGAGAACGTCGAGAAGGCGCACGAGTTCTTCGAGAAGTACGGCCCGAAGTCGCTGGTCCTGGCCCGTTTCGTGCCGGTGATCCGCACCTTCACGCCGATCATCGCCGGTGTCAGCCGGATGAACTACCGCTCGTTCCTGGTGTTCAACATCATCGGCGGCGTCCTCTGGGGCGTCGGGGTGACCGTGCTCGGAGCGGTGCTCGGCAAGATCGAGTTCGTGCACAAGAACATCGAGGCGATCCTCGTCCTGATCGTGCTCATCTCCGTGGTGCCGATCGCGATCGAGTTCCTGCGGGCCCGCTCCAAGTCGAAGAAGGCCGCCGCGAACCGCGAGGACGACGACCGCCCCGGCAGCAACCCCTCCGACGGCCCCTCCGGCAGCTCGCCCGCCGGCCGCCGCGGCGGCCGTCACGCCAAGCGCTGA
- a CDS encoding threonine/serine ThrE exporter family protein — MAEQGGPEDQKPQSDEAHSAFTAPAGVEQPVLPLEDDQPTSEFAVPAGVQPEPPGTGSASGPGRAGKNLSDSDTGASAFTPPRSYDASQTPAFTPAQGIPMVRLTKEAPWQDRMRTMLRMPVTERPAAESVQRTDDSGPAVPRVLDLTLRIGELLLAGGEGAEDVEAAMFAVTRSYGLDRCEPTVTFTLLSISHQPSLVEDPVTASRTVRRRGTDYNRLAAVFRLIDDITTEDVDVSLEEAYRRLAEIRRNRHPFPGWALTAAAGLLAGAASVLVGGGVVVFFVAAAGAMLGDRLAWFCAGRGLPEFYQFTAAAMPPAALGVALTLTHWSDVRPSAVITGGLFALLPGRALVAGVQDGLTGYYITAAARLLEVMYFFIGIVVGVLVVLYLGLQLGATLNPEERFVAHDRPVLQILASMALSLAFAILLQQERSTVLAVTLNGGVAWIIYGAMARTGDLSPVAATAVAAGLVGLFGQLFSRYRYTSSLPFITAAIGPLLPGSATYFGLLGVAQGELDRGLASLSTAVATALAIAIGVNLGSEISRLFMRVPGTETGAGRRAAKRTRGF, encoded by the coding sequence GTGGCGGAGCAGGGCGGTCCGGAGGACCAGAAGCCCCAGTCCGACGAGGCGCACAGTGCGTTCACCGCGCCCGCCGGGGTGGAGCAGCCCGTGCTGCCGCTCGAAGACGACCAGCCGACCTCGGAGTTCGCGGTACCGGCCGGGGTGCAGCCGGAGCCGCCCGGGACGGGTTCCGCTTCCGGTCCGGGACGGGCGGGAAAGAACCTCTCCGACTCGGACACCGGCGCCTCGGCCTTCACCCCGCCCCGGTCGTACGACGCGAGCCAGACGCCCGCGTTCACCCCGGCGCAGGGCATCCCGATGGTCCGGCTGACCAAGGAAGCGCCCTGGCAGGACCGGATGCGCACCATGCTCCGGATGCCGGTCACCGAACGCCCCGCGGCGGAGAGCGTCCAGCGGACGGACGACTCGGGCCCCGCCGTGCCGAGGGTGCTCGACCTGACGCTCCGTATCGGCGAGCTGCTGCTGGCCGGGGGCGAGGGTGCCGAGGACGTGGAGGCCGCGATGTTCGCGGTGACCCGTAGTTACGGTCTGGACCGGTGCGAGCCGACCGTCACCTTCACGCTGCTCTCCATCTCGCACCAGCCCTCGCTGGTCGAGGACCCGGTCACGGCGAGCCGCACGGTGCGCCGCCGGGGCACCGACTACAACCGGCTGGCGGCCGTCTTCCGGCTGATCGACGACATCACCACCGAGGACGTGGACGTCTCGCTGGAGGAGGCGTACCGGCGGCTGGCGGAGATCCGGCGCAACCGCCACCCCTTCCCCGGCTGGGCGCTCACGGCGGCCGCCGGGCTGCTCGCCGGGGCGGCGTCGGTGCTGGTCGGCGGTGGCGTGGTGGTGTTCTTCGTGGCGGCGGCCGGCGCGATGCTCGGCGACCGGCTCGCCTGGTTCTGCGCGGGGCGCGGGCTGCCGGAGTTCTACCAGTTCACCGCCGCCGCGATGCCGCCCGCCGCGCTCGGGGTGGCGCTGACGCTCACCCACTGGAGCGATGTGCGGCCGTCCGCCGTGATCACCGGTGGGCTCTTCGCGCTGCTGCCGGGGCGGGCCCTGGTGGCGGGCGTGCAGGACGGGCTGACCGGCTACTACATCACCGCCGCCGCGCGCCTGCTGGAAGTCATGTACTTCTTCATCGGGATCGTGGTCGGGGTGCTGGTGGTGCTCTATCTGGGGCTCCAGCTGGGCGCCACCCTCAATCCGGAGGAACGTTTCGTCGCCCATGACCGCCCGGTGCTCCAGATCCTGGCGTCGATGGCGCTGAGCCTGGCGTTCGCGATCCTGCTCCAGCAGGAGCGGTCCACCGTGCTCGCGGTGACCCTGAACGGCGGGGTGGCCTGGATCATCTACGGGGCGATGGCCCGCACCGGCGACCTCTCGCCGGTCGCGGCGACGGCGGTGGCGGCCGGCCTGGTGGGCCTGTTCGGGCAGCTCTTCTCGCGCTACCGCTACACCTCCTCGCTGCCCTTCATCACAGCGGCCATCGGCCCGCTGCTGCCCGGTTCGGCGACGTACTTCGGGCTGCTGGGCGTGGCCCAGGGCGAGCTGGACCGGGGGCTCGCCTCGCTCTCCACGGCGGTGGCGACGGCGCTGGCCATCGCGATCGGGGTGAACCTCGGGAGCGAGATCTCCCGGCTCTTCATGCGGGTACCGGGTACGGAGACGGGCGCGGGCCGCCGGGCCGCGAAGCGCACCCGCGGGTTCTGA
- a CDS encoding inorganic diphosphatase translates to MEFDVTIEIPKGSRNKYEVDHETGRIRLDRRLFTSTSYPADYGFVENTLGEDGDPLDALVILDEPTFPGCLIKCRAIGMFRMTDEAGGDDKLLCVPASDPRVEHLQDIQHVSEFDRLEIQHFFEVYKDLEPGKSVEGADWVGRAAAEAEIEASYKRLQDQGGAH, encoded by the coding sequence GTGGAGTTCGACGTCACCATCGAGATCCCGAAGGGTTCGCGGAACAAGTACGAGGTGGACCACGAGACCGGTCGGATCCGCCTGGACCGTCGACTCTTCACCTCGACCAGCTACCCGGCCGACTACGGCTTCGTCGAGAACACTCTCGGCGAGGACGGCGACCCGCTGGACGCGCTGGTCATCCTGGACGAGCCCACGTTCCCCGGATGCCTCATCAAGTGCCGCGCCATCGGCATGTTCCGCATGACGGACGAGGCCGGCGGCGACGACAAGCTGCTGTGCGTCCCCGCGTCGGACCCGCGCGTCGAGCACCTGCAGGACATCCAGCACGTGTCGGAGTTCGACCGCCTGGAGATCCAGCACTTCTTCGAGGTCTACAAGGACCTGGAGCCGGGCAAGTCCGTCGAGGGCGCCGACTGGGTCGGCCGTGCCGCGGCCGAGGCCGAGATCGAGGCCTCCTACAAGCGTCTGCAGGACCAGGGCGGCGCGCACTGA